The Rhododendron vialii isolate Sample 1 chromosome 3a, ASM3025357v1 nucleotide sequence AGGAGACACAGATGATTGAGGAAGTGTGAAGCTAAGGGAAGTTGTGTTTATGGTTGCTTTTTAAGGACCGGTAATAGATAGCAATGGGGTGGTTTAGAGCTGGATCTAGTCTTGCAAAGCTTGCAATAAGGAGAACTCTTTCACAGGGTGGATCCCATGCTTCAAGAACGCGCCTCATTCCTGCTCAAAATCATTACTTTCACACTACTGCTTTCAAATCTAAGGCACAAGCGGCACCTGTCCCTCGCCCTGTGCCGCTCTCTAAGTTAACTGATAATTTCTTAGATGGGACAAGCAGTGTTTACCTAGAAGAACTCCAAAGGGCTTGGGAAGAAGACCCAAGTAGCATTGATGAATCgtgggataatttttttagaaactttGTTGGCCAGGCAGCCACATCGCCTGGAATTTCAGGCCAAACCATTCAAGAGAGCATGAGATTGTTGTTGCTCGTCAGGGCTTACCAGGTAACTGGTCACATGAAAGCCAAGTTGGACCCATTGGGTTTGGAGCAGAGGGAAGTTCCTGATGACTTGGATCCGGCTCTTTATGGCTTCACGGAAGCTGATCTTGATAGGGAGTTTTTCCTAGGTGTATGGAGGATGTCTGGGTTTTTGTCTGAAAACCGTCCAGTGCAAACCCTTAGAGCGATTTTGACTAGGCTTGAGCAGGCTTATTGTGGAACCATTGGTTACGAATACATGCACATTGCCAATCGGGACAAATGTAACTGGTTAAGGGAAAAAATTGAGACCCCAACACCAATGCAGTACAATAGGCAGCGTCGTGAGGTTATGCTTGATAGACTCATTTGGAGCACACAGTTTGAGAACTTTTTGGCTACCAAGTGGACTGCAGCAAAGAGGTTTGGTCTTGAAGGTGGCGAGACTTTGATTCCAGGCATGAAGGAGATGTTTGACAGGTCAGCTGACCTAGGGGTTGAGAGTATTGTTATTGGGATGTCTCACAGAGGAAGATTAAATGTTTTGGGTAATGTTGTTCGGAAGCCATTACGACAGATCTTTAGTGAGTTCAGCGGTGGAACGAGGCCTGTTGAAGAAGTTGGGCTTTATACAGGAACTGGCGATGTCAAATATCACTTGGGGACTTCTTATGATAGGCCAACTAGGGGTGGGAAGAGAATTCACTTGTCTTTGGTTGCAAATCCAAGTCACTTGGAAGCTGTAGATCCAGTTGTTGTAGGGAAAACAAGGGCGAAACAATATTACTCCCATGATGTGCGTAGGACCAAGAATATGGGCGTATTAATCCATGGGGATGGTAGCTTTGCGGGACAAGGTGTAGTATATGAGACCCTTCATCTTAGTGCACTTCCGAATTACACTACGGGGGGTACAATACACATTGTGGTGAACAATCAAGTTGCCTTCACAACGGATCCAAGGGCTGGACGATCTTCACAGTATTGTACTGATGTTGCCAAAGCCTTGGATGCCCCCATCTTTCACGTCAACGGTGATGATTTGGAGGCAGTTGTTCATGTTTGTGAACTTGCAGCAGAGTGGCGACAGACTTTTCATTCGGATGTTGTGGTTGATATAGTGTGTTACCGTAGATTTGGGCACAATGAGATTGATGAGCCGTCTTTTACACAGCCCAAAATGTACAAGGTAAGTCTTAAtgtattgtttagttttctaGATCATCACTCTTGTTAGAAGTCTACAAATATTGTTAATACCTTGTACTCCCTCCCATCAcatttatttgtccattttcacCATTCTAGATATCTCACAAAGTGGTTCATGTtctttaatttaataattttgaaGACTGTCTTCaagaactaattgaaatctttCAATTGGTAAAATCGTCTATTTTTTGGACTCGGATCCTCTGTCGACTGCCTCTGTCTGACCCTTCCACGGTGTTGTTTTGCATGGAAACAACAACATATTATGAGATATTCTATTCAATTAGTTCTAAGGCTCCCTTAGGGCTTTCATTGaaagccttagagtcaaaaattaattatgaccctagAACTAATTGAATAGAATATCTCATAATATGTTGCCATTTCCATGCAAAACGACGCCGTGGAGGGATCGGACAGGCGAGTTGGACAGAGGCAGTCGGACAGAGGATCTGTTGCcgtattttttttcatgaaaataCTTATTTGTTGGCTCGATTGAAAGGCACGACTTCCAAAAATAACAAAGAGGAGTAGCAGAGTATTTGTCAGTGGTCAATAAAGTTTATATGCTTCTGACATGGAATGTATGCCGATAGGTCATCCAGAATCACCCCTCAGCGCTGGAAATTTACCAAAAGAAACTTTTTGAGTCTGGTCAGGTGACAAAGGAAGACATTGAGAAGATAAATAACAAGGTCAGTTCAATCCTTAATGAAGAATTCTTGGCCAGCAAAGATTATGTCCCAAAGAGAAGGGACTGGCTTTCGGCGTATTGGTCGGGATTCAAGTCCCCAGAACAGATTTCACGTGTCCGAAATACTGGGTATGTTGTCTGTATTTCTcagttttcacttttctttgaatttttttactttttgtgtcTTTGTTAACATTTTGAGCTTATTTCATAGCGTCAAGCCAGAGATTTTGAACAGTGTTGGCAAAGCAATCACAACCCTCCCAGATAATTTTAGGCCTCATAGAGCAGTGAAGAAGATTTTTGGAGAGCGGGCAAAGATGATCGAAACCGGGGAGGGCGTCGATTGGGCACTTGCTGAAGCACTTGCTTTTGCTACATTGGTTGTAGAAGGTAATCATGTGAGGTTGAGTGGTCAGGATGTTGAGAGAGGTACTTTTAGTCACAGGCATGCTGTACTTCATGATCAGGAAACTGGGGAGAAGTACTGTCCTTTAGATCATGTTATCATGAACCAAGATGAGGAGATGTTTACAGTTAGCAACAGGTAAGTTCTGGTGTCATTTCCACCCTCTCATTTATTTGCTGTGTTAATTAAGCATTTTATCACCCAAAAAGATGATATTCGCAGTTGTCAACGCAAGATACgaattgtgttttcttttaagcTTGAGCCAACCATGTGAAGCTCAAGACACCGGAATACAAACCTAGAGGAGACAACCGAAAACACGAAAACAATAGACTCTTATCAACATCCCTACAAACGCGCTCTCATGTTGTTTGTGTGGCTATCCATTTTTGGGACCCACACCTCCATGTGCGAGTGCTTGAGCAAGCAAGGCCggcccaagaggcctgggccttgggcatccaaaaaatttcaaattttaggggcactccaatattatttgtaaattagtatatatattatttgtttgtattataACACAAATGTCTTTGCTAGCTCAATGATAAGTTGATTTTAATCCATATGGAGGCCCccttcggctaaataagccaactggcttatgtttttgtccttattcaatttttttttcgtatttgttagtttttcgtcaattttttggggattattgcatcgtcatgacaagaggaatataaaaagtaaaaaattacgacagaaacctaatttttttgaataaagacaaaataagccaataagccaattttttcgtctttattcaaaaaagttagatttcgatcataattttttactttttagattcattttgtcatgacaatgcaataatctccaaaattgacgaaaaactaacaaatatgaaatttttttgaataaggacaaaaaaataagccaattagcttatttagccgaacgtgGCCGGAGTGTCCAAGTTTGAATCTTCTGGgcaactttttcttttgaaatgttttttcctCAAAAGTAATGCTATTGTAACTATCAGGCTTCGAAACCAAGTAAAGTGGAATTCAAGCCAACCACTTTGGCCTCTGGTGACAAAATAGTTAACATGCATTATAAAGTCTAAAGTTATATaaagaaacatttctatcattgttgtttaattctaaaacTACGGAGGGCACCACCCCACAATTTAGCCTTGGGTATCCAAATCCCTTGGGCCGGCAGTGAaagttgtgtgtgtgttggaaGCAAATTTGGTAGACAACATGCCTAGCCTTCATAAAAATAGCCTCCATAGGCTTATGTTCCAATTCTCTTACCGTTGGGACTAGGTAGTCATGTATACTAGGTAGCTGTAGCAGGCCGAACTTAACGTCTCGGACCCCTGTCCAATATGTATGGACTGAGTCTGTGCCGAAGGATGCGGCTGTACCCGTGCCTAGGTTCGGTGATAACCGGAGCCCGAGGAAGGATCCACACCACAAGTACCCGATGCCTCAGCCGACGAGAAAGTCCTCCGGTTCAGTTGTAGTCAAGATCACTGACTCCGTCGGTTCCTTCCCCCTTCGAGTCACTAGGCTCGGCCGAGGGTGGGGCTCGGCCAACCGCAGCGCCACGTGCCATCCCACGCGCTGAAGTTGTTATGCCAGAAGATAATGATGGGCGCACATAGGGGTGCCAAGTCACactaaaaacggttaccagatcttaTCGGTGACATCACAATGACATTAGCCgacccgtgcaaggcacatgcctgtatttggagagcaagtcaagcagactctataaataccaaaacATGACAGCCCCAAAGAGGTACATGCTTCTAGACACTAAAACCCTAGTCACTGGGCCTACTCactgcacattctcatcctcttgCGGGAgcgccttgccgggcaaccccggccaggtcttagtcgtgcgttcatcGTGCAGGTTAGGGCAAGAAGGCCAGACAGCACCCGAATCAATTGAAGAGGAGCTCAGAGCAAGGATcaacgggccacacaattggtgaacccgatgTGAAACACTTTTGATTCGAGGCGGCTCGAATTTCCTTCAAACTACCTTCCTTTTCCCAAAAACAACCACAACCTCAGCCACAATGGGCGGAGACCTGATGGACGTTACCATTTCGGGGGCCAAGGACGCCAACAGAAACCCCTGGAGAGACACATGTCCATTTTGATTCCTACTAGCTCTGGGCTGTCTCTGGCTAAGGACGATGTAACGGCGGCTTACATCCGCCTGTTGCAGTGACGAGACGATGAAAGAAATAATGAACTGGCGGCTCTAAGGGCAACTCCAGATCTGCTGGAGATCGGAGGCGATAGAGGCAAACACCTCCCCCACCGCCTCCTCAACCACCGCAGGAGCAGCCTTTTGAAACAGGCTGCCGCGGTTCTTTGAAGGACCGCCTTGGCTTCACACCTAAGAAGGGTGAAGCGAGGGAACTAATCCTCTGCCGGCAGCCAACAACCTCCGCGACGCATCGATCAAGAAGCCACCAGGAGCAGAGCAGGTCTAGGGGCACTGCCGGATCGTTCACAAGCACTTACTCTACTGGTCGCATGGAGTATTCCCGCACCACGGCTTCCCACCACAGCTGAGCCTCCCTTGAGACAAGGAGACATGTTTCCGAGCTTCTTGGAGAAATTCCACTTCAAaacttggaaaatgaaaagaaggTTCGATGAGACGGAAAGAGTGTCTGCGTCGAAGGGCAAGACAGCGACCCAAAAGTCCGTCGTGAAAGAGAAAAGTCTATCGACGGACCTCGCCGAGTAGACACCGATTTGAGGGAGAAGCTTCGGCACAAAGACCATGAGAAACCCTCGGACAAAGATTCTAAAGACAGCGATCACAAGCGGTCGAGGATCGACAGGCACGGCAAGCCACTGCGCCCAGGCTTTGAACGACAGCTAAAGGACCTCGGCGTCTCGCCCTTCACATCTCATATCATCAATACGCCGGTCGAGTCTACCTTCCACTTACCGAAGTTTACCAAATTCGATCCAACAACTTGCGAAGCTTACACGCACCTAATTCATTTTCGCCAGACCATCGAGCTGTGTACCACTAAGGATGAAGTCAAGTGCAAAGCATTCCCTGCCAGCCTTggctcccttggactccagtggttcaacaaattgcccgctggatccatccGGAACCTAGCCGACCTTGAACGGGCATTCAACACCCGCTTCATCACTAGCAACAGGACGGCCGAGGAACCCGAGTCGTTCCTTAGCTGTCACCAACAATCCCCACCCCGCAACCCCAGCAAAAGAAGCACGTGaacaacatcaaggaagggaAGAAACGTTTACCGAAGGCAcacgactacgtggccgaaTCAACAGTTTTCAAGGAACCCATTTGGTCTTTCCTCAAAGAGATCATGAGACAACCTTGGTTTGAATGGATGACGGGAAAGCTCGGCACTGACACAGCCAGATCAAAACCCAAGGAAGAAATGCTCctatcacaatgagctcggccactatACCACAGCCTGTGTCCCATACAAAGCACTTATGGAGCGCCTCGCGTCTCAAGGTCACCTCGACCAGTACATAGAGTCATAGACCGAGCCAAAACACTCGCCCGCCAGCCTATCACCGACCCAAACCCCAATGAACCACGAATGACGATCCACGTCATCCACGGTTCGGTAACCAAAGAGTCCGAGAACACTCTTCGCGCCGATCTTGATCATGCCTCCACTTCTAAGAAAATACTCTTGGTGGGACCTGGGTCGAAGTGATCACGCCCATAGGATGTACCAAAATGGACGATTACCTTCACCGAGTGTGATCTCAAAAATGGTGCAAACCCCTCACTCTGACGCTCTTGTGGTTACTGTTCAGATCAGAGTCCATGACGTTAAGCGTGTCCTTATCGATCAAGGCAGTTTGGTGGAGGTCATGTATTACGACCTTTTCAAAAAACTCGATCTCCCAGAGTCAGCCCTGCAACCGGCAGAAGTGCCCCTCATCGGCTTCAATGGAGCCCCCGTTTGGCCGCTCGGCCGCATCTTCCTTCCCGTTGTCGTTTTCAAATTCATCGTTGTCAACATttcgagcccatacaacgccattcttggccgaacctggcttcATGGTATGCAAGCCATTGCTTCCACCTACCATTAGGTCGTCCGCTTTATCGGCAGAAACGGAAGACAAGAAGACCTACTCGGCGATCAAGTTGTCTCCAAAAAGTGCTACGTCTCGGCCGTGCACAACTCGACCAAAGCAAAGCAATTCCAATGGGTTGAAGTACCTGACCTGGCCGTACTTGAAGACGTCGGCGAACCAGCCGAGGACAAAGCAATCGAAGACCTTGTGTCCATGCCAATCAATGAGGACGGCTCTCGCTTCGTTTTACTCGGCTCCTCCCTCAGTGATGCCATGCGCGAAGAAATGTTTCAGTTCCACAAGAGCAACATTGAAGTATTTGCATGACCCCCTACGAAATGCTAGGGGTTGATCCGAACTTCATCAGCCATACCCTCAACGTTAAGAAAGATTCAAAGCCTGTAGTCCAAAAGGCGAGGCGCTCGGCTCCTGAACATGCCAAGGCCGTCAATGAAGAAGTCAACCGCCTATTGGAGGCCAATTCAATTCAGGAGGTGCAATATCCCACATGGTTGTCAAACACCGTTGtcgtaaagaaaaagaatggcaaatggagAGTTTGTGTTGATTACACTAATTTGAATGATGCTTgcccaaaggattggttcccgcTGCAAAAAAATCGATCAATTGGTGGACGCCACGGCCGGCCATGCTCGGCTCAGTTTTCTAGACGCCTACCGCGGTTACCACCAAATCGCAATGGATCCAAATGACATGGAAAAGATGGCATTCATAACTCCATACGGCATCTACTACTACTGAGTCATGCCCTTCGGGCTCAAGAACTCCGGTGCCACATTCACCCGAGCCATCTTTAAAATGCTCCACGCCCAGATTGGCCATACGGTGGAAGCATACATTGACGACCTCGTCATCAAAAGCCAGAAGGAGTACAATCATCTTCGGAAGTTGGCCGATGTCTTTGAAATTCTCAAGTTCCACAAGCTCCGTCTAAACGCTAAAAAGTGCGCGTT carries:
- the LOC131319128 gene encoding uncharacterized protein LOC131319128 isoform X1, whose protein sequence is MGWFRAGSSLAKLAIRRTLSQGGSHASRTRLIPAQNHYFHTTAFKSKAQAAPVPRPVPLSKLTDNFLDGTSSVYLEELQRAWEEDPSSIDESWDNFFRNFVGQAATSPGISGQTIQESMRLLLLVRAYQVTGHMKAKLDPLGLEQREVPDDLDPALYGFTEADLDREFFLGVWRMSGFLSENRPVQTLRAILTRLEQAYCGTIGYEYMHIANRDKCNWLREKIETPTPMQYNRQRREVMLDRLIWSTQFENFLATKWTAAKRFGLEGGETLIPGMKEMFDRSADLGVESIVIGMSHRGRLNVLGNVVRKPLRQIFSEFSGGTRPVEEVGLYTGTGDVKYHLGTSYDRPTRGGKRIHLSLVANPSHLEAVDPVVVGKTRAKQYYSHDVRRTKNMGVLIHGDGSFAGQGVVYETLHLSALPNYTTGGTIHIVVNNQVAFTTDPRAGRSSQYCTDVAKALDAPIFHVNGDDLEAVVHVCELAAEWRQTFHSDVVVDIVCYRRFGHNEIDEPSFTQPKMYKVIQNHPSALEIYQKKLFESGQVTKEDIEKINNKVSSILNEEFLASKDYVPKRRDWLSAYWSGFKSPEQISRVRNTGVKPEILNSVGKAITTLPDNFRPHRAVKKIFGERAKMIETGEGVDWALAEALAFATLVVEGNHVRLSGQDVERGTFSHRHAVLHDQETGEKYCPLDHVIMNQDEEMFTVSNSSLSEFGVVGFELGYSMENPNALVLWEAQFGDFANGAQVIFDQFLSSGESKWLRQTGLVVLLPHGYDGQGPEHSSARLERFLQMSDDNPYVIPEMDPTLRKQIQECNWQVVNVTTPANYFHVLRRQIHREFRKPLIVMSPKNLLRHKDCKSNLSEFDDVQGHPGFDKQGTRFKRLIKDQNDHSNLEEGIRRLILCSGKVYYELDEERRKTDGKDIAICRVEQLCPFPYDLIQRELKRYPNAEIVWCQEEPMNMGAYHYIAPRLGTAMRALERGCSGDIKYVGRAPSAATATGFYQMHVKEQTELVQKAMQQEPINYPF
- the LOC131319128 gene encoding uncharacterized protein LOC131319128 isoform X2 translates to MGWFRAGSSLAKLAIRRTLSQGGSHASRTRLIPAQNHYFHTTAFKSKAQAAPVPRPVPLSKLTDNFLDGTSSVYLEELQRAWEEDPSSIDESWDNFFRNFVGQAATSPGISGQTIQESMRLLLLVRAYQVTGHMKAKLDPLGLEQREVPDDLDPALYGFTEADLDREFFLGVWRMSGFLSENRPVQTLRAILTRLEQAYCGTIGYEYMHIANRDKCNWLREKIETPTPMQYNRQRREVMLDRLIWSTQFENFLATKWTAAKRFGLEGGETLIPGMKEMFDRSADLGVESIVIGMSHRGRLNVLGNVVRKPLRQIFSEFSGGTRPVEEVGLYTGTGDVKYHLGTSYDRPTRGGKRIHLSLVANPSHLEAVDPVVVGKTRAKQYYSHDVRRTKNMGVLIHGDGSFAGQGVVYETLHLSALPNYTTGGTIHIVVNNQVAFTTDPRAGRSSQYCTDVAKALDAPIFHVNGDDLEAVVHVCELAAEWRQTFHSDVVVDIVCYRRFGHNEIDEPSFTQPKMYKVIQNHPSALEIYQKKLFESGQVTKEDIEKINNKVSSILNEEFLASKDYVPKRRDWLSAYWSGFKSPEQISRVRNTGVKPEILNSVGKAITTLPDNFRPHRAVKKIFGERAKMIETGEGVDWALAEALAFATLVVEGNHVRLSGQDVERGTFSHRHAVLHDQETGEKYCPLDHVIMNQDEEMFTVSNSSLSEFGVVGFELGYSMENPNALVLWEAQFGDFANGAQVIFDQFLSSGESKWLRQTGLVVLLPHGYDGQGPEHSSARLERFLQIHREFRKPLIVMSPKNLLRHKDCKSNLSEFDDVQGHPGFDKQGTRFKRLIKDQNDHSNLEEGIRRLILCSGKVYYELDEERRKTDGKDIAICRVEQLCPFPYDLIQRELKRYPNAEIVWCQEEPMNMGAYHYIAPRLGTAMRALERGCSGDIKYVGRAPSAATATGFYQMHVKEQTELVQKAMQQEPINYPF